In the genome of Pseudobacteriovorax antillogorgiicola, the window ACGAGCTCAATACCTTCCCTGATCAGTGGGTAAAGTCAATTGAAGGCACGCACCTGCGGGCTGTCGACCTATCGATGAACGATATCGGCCCCCTACCCTTTCCTGTACGATCCAATCAGTCGCTTTTCGTACAAAAGCACTTTCGAGACATCATGGTAAGCACCATGGAACACTCAACCGTGAGTCATCCTCTTGGCCAGAAACGAATCCTAACGGGCAACGACGCCTGGAACGGTCGAACACTACAAGAGATCGTCGCATTGCAGTATGGCCAAGGCATGGCCCTTCCTAATGTCAATATGAGTTCTTTAGGCTTTGCTGAGCCTGGCAGCGATCGCAGCTTACCAAAAGATGCTGTGGCTGAGCTAGTTTCGAACCCTAACTTTTTTACGCTGGGGCTTCATGGTCACAAGGGGGTTCCTGGTGTTCCAGAAGGCAAGTTGGTGGATATCGCAAGGCGCTTCCGCCGTGATCTAGATCAGCAAAGTGACTTTTACAAAACTTTCAAAGGATCAGATAAGATACAAGAGTGGCTCCGTCTTCGCCAAGACAAGCAAAAGAAGATCGAAGCTCTCAATCTTATCGATCAGCTCAATCTTTTCGAAGAGACTAGTGACCTACCATTTTCTGATTTCGGCTTAAATCCAAATGTCAATGGCGATGCCATTCGAGAACTTTTTCCAGACCTGGGCGCCGATCCGTTGCAAACTCAGGCAGCTCTCGCCTACATGCTGGTGAGCCAAGGAATATCCTCTGCTGTAACTATGGGCCTTGGGATGAACGTCACAATCAACGGCAACGATCTCGATAATCCTTTGCTAACGAATACTCCCACTGGTTTCGACTACTCACATAACGCCCATCGCGGCACTCAGGCTTTGCTATGGAACCGAAGTCTGGACATCATCGATCGCCTGATCACCCTTCTCAAGCGCACTGAGTTTGGCAATGAAGGTGAAAGCCTATGGGATCGCAGCTTGATTCTTATTGCCACTGAATTTGGTCGAGACAAATCAAGGCCGAAGGATGCTGAGGAGTTCTCTTCTGGTCACCACCAGAATAATGGCATTACTGTCATTTCCCCTATGGTTAACGGAGGTCAGGTCCTAGGCGGAGTTGACCCCAATACCCTCTTAACCTACGGTTTTGATCCCGCAACCGGCAAGGCTAACCCAAATCGACAAATGACGGAAAAAGAAATCTTTGCTGGCATTCTTCAAGCACTTGGAGTTGACACTAGCGAGGCTAACCTGCCTGATATGAAAGCGATGAGAAAGGGGCTTGTTTAATGAATACTAGAAACACAATACTAGGACTGATTGCATTAACTCTGACAGCCTGCTCAACCCTGGCTCAGTGGACGGCCCCTGACAAGGAAAAAAAATGGTCCCATACTAAAGAGTACCGACAGGCGGAAGGCTTATTTTGGAAATCATTCCACAGCGGACAGTATCAGAACATCCCCGGCTTACTTGAGCTTTTTAAACGCATCTATAGTGAAAATCCAGGGCACTACAAAGCGGCAGCTCGAATTGGTTTTCTTCATACATGGGCCTTATCGGAGAGGCGGCGAATGAAAGTGATTCCCGCGACGATCATCGACCATGCTAGTCTTTGTCAAAAATACTTCAAAGAAGCCTATCAGCTTAAGGACGACCCTCGATACCTAGGATTCTGGGCCTCATGTACCCTCGCCGAAGCTGAGATTCACGGTCAGGAAAGAGATCTCCGCAAGGGATTCTTCATGATGAAGGATGCTATTAGCGATTGGCCTCAGTTTAATTACTTCACCGGCGGCTATGTTCTTAGTAATCGCAAAGCTGACGATGACTTACTTGACCTAGCTATTGATTGGCAATGGAAAAACCTAGACGTTTGTACCGGCGAATCTGTAAACCGCGATAATCCAGATTACAGCCAGTACATGAACCAGGAAACAAAGAAAGGTGTAATGAGAGCTTGTTGGAACTCAAAAAAAGCTCCTCATAACTTTGAAGGTTTTTTCCTTAACATGGGCGACCTGCTCGTTAAAAAGGGCAAAGTTGAAACCGCCAAGAAAATCTATAAAAATGCCAAGCTATCGAAAAACTATAGCACCTGGCCCTATCGTCAGGTACTCGAAAATCGTATCGCTCAAGCTGATAAAAATGTCGAGGAGTTTCGTAAAGAATTCAAAGCGGGAGAGATCCCAGGCCACCCAATGATGATGTTTAACACATCATACTCGTGTATGGCCTGTCATCAGAAGTAGACAGCAGCCCATTTAAGAGCAGTCGTACCTGCTCAAGTAGCCATTGCCTGTAACCAGAACTGTTTTTCCATCGGAACCACCAAAAGCGATGTTGGTGGTATTTCCGACCATGAGGTCACTATCAATCTTAACTAGATCTTGATTATAGACTTCTATTTTTTGCCCACTATGACTCGTTACCCAAAGATTTCCTAGAGCATCAATATCGATACCATCAGGGCCTTCGATATCAATTATGGCAACTGGATTCTCGACCCCAATCTTAGGTTCGTAAACCAAATCAAATTGAATCACTTTGTTTTTGTCATTCAGAGCTAAAAAGAGCTTCCTTCCATCGAGACTAATGGCTAAGCCATTGGGGTTGACAGCTTCAAACGCTGAGTTTGCATCGATCAGTAGCTCGGCGGTACTAGATCCATCTTGAATCACGTAAAGGCCATAGATTGGCTCATCACGAACCATGGGTCCACGGGTCCGATTGCCGAGTTCGTCAAGGTTATCATCACGATTGTAGCTGGGGTCGGTGAAGAAGATGTTACCACTAGCATCTTCAACTAGGTCGTTTGGTCCCCAGAATGGAACCATGCGACCTTCACTTTCAACCATATCGACGACTGTCTCAATAGGGCCAGCTAATTCGCCGGTGACTTGCACTTTAAAAATGCCGTCGTTTTTGTCGAGAGAGTTAGGTTTGTCTCCAGCAAAAACAAGATCACCCTTCTGATCGACAATTAAACCGTTTGAGCCAGAACGTGGCAAGAAAATCGAACGCTGGTCGCCCTTTAGCAATACAATCCTTTTATTCTGAAAGTCGTTAAAGTCGGAGTAGAGCCAAAAACCATTTTCATGCCAAACAGGCCCCTCCAAAAAACCAAGGTCCATCATATTAAATTTCTGCCGCAGAGCTAGGGGTCTAGGTAAGCTAGGGTTGCCCTTGCTCAGACAATGCCCGGCGGCCCCACCTACCAGTTGGTCTTCGTCAAGGTCATCGATTTCAACATCTGGAGGAGTCTTAGGGCCAGGTGACATCTCTTCTGATGACTCTCCAGGATCAGCTGGCGGCATTTGGGCTACGAGGTCTTCAGTAGTCTCTTTTTCAGAGGCTTCAGGGGTTTCTGGCAACCATGGCTGAGGTGGCAATGAAGCATTCCCTTCATTGTTTTCGAGGCGATCCACGTCGCGCTTTTGAAGCTCTTCAGACTGCTTGCAACTCGTAAGTGTCAAGAGACAGCAAGTTAAGATGATTGAGTTCCATAGGAAATAGTTCATAGTTTCGCTCCGCGAATTCAGTTCATTTTGAAGTAATTTCATCAATTATATTCAATTGAACCGAAATAGTCAGAGAGATTACGTTCAGCATGGGAAATTTCTTTTTAGGGCCTTTGAACGATTATTCAGTAAGTTTGAAGATTTCACCTATCTACGCCAAGGATCAAATATGATTTGGCTATGCAACGCTCTCATGGCATCCGCTATTGAAACTTTCTCCCTTAAGTCTTAATAGCGACTGTAACGGAATGGTCAAACCTACAGCTTAGAAAAACGGGCATTTGCAAACTTTAGTTTGGCATTGATCCTGGTTATAATAGATTCGACTTCTCTCTCTGTCGCTTATGGTAACCTGTAGACCTGTTGTTTGATCCTTGTCGCAAAACGCACCAGCTCCGATTAGAAAGACTGGGTCGATAAGGTCACCAACTTGAACTTCAAAGCTTAGATCTTTAGAGCCATCCTCACTTATTAGATCGAGAGTTTGCTCTTGAATCAATGATCCATTTCTGATGTGTTTGATCAGTAGTTTATTGGCACAGCCGAACTCATTAAGTGATCCAGAGTTCATTTCTATAGTTTGGTCTTTCAAAGACTCAATGCGAGTATAACCTGCATCATCGGTTTTGAGTCGATAGTTTCCTTTTGCACAGAAATATATATCAAAATCAAAGTCAACCCAGTCTTCGAATTGAAGCTCAAACTGCTCGAAGGGCTCGGACTCTGATGCTGGAGTGTTAGTTTCTTGTGGCGGTGTGACTTGAGACTCGGGTGTCAAATTCCTGTTGTTTGCCGAAAATTCCTCCTCTTTTTTACATGAAACTAGGATGCTCATCAAACCAACCAACAGTAAATACTTCATATTTCACCCACATTCTATTGCTTTACAAGACTTTCGATCGTATGTAGGGGACAAAAGCAGAGGTCGTGTCCTCGCTCAGCCCCCAATATCGCGGAGTTGATGCAAATTGCACTCCCAAGCCAAAAAACCACCAATTCACAAAAATGTGACGATGAATATACAGTGTTGGGGCTTAATTTTTGAGAGGAAAGTGCTGCCCTGGATAGGCAGCTTTCTAATAAGCTCTGATATCTACCATCTCTTGCTGATCGTTACACCGTCGATATCGATGTTGGTCTTATAAACGAAGTTCCATTCATAGAAACTCCAGATATATTCCTCCTTGTAAGTAGCGGCTTTAACCACTTCTTGGAAACGCGAGAAACTCTGATGCATCTTTTCATTACCAACGACAACGGCCCACATCTGCCTGCCGCGATCGGCTCCCGAATACAAAATGCCGTCTTTCACTGTATCCGCATCACGTAAAACCGCGATATAGCTACTTCCTTTTCGACCAATTACCCACAGGCCATGGCTTGTGGTTTCATCAAACCTTTCTGCTGGCCAGTGAAGCGCCACATCAGTGTCGATTTGCTTGATCCCATCGGCCACCTTTATTTCCTTATTAGGATTGTACGTGATGAGAGCCACATGACCCTTTTGCGTGATAGATGGTAAATGAGTATTCTGCATAAGGCTTGAATATTTATTCCATTGACTTGATATTTCTCCAGCTTGAGTCCACACTGATATATCATCTACAGTAGCCGCCCAGGGACGTTGTTGATAGCCAGCGTAGCCCCCATAGTAGTTATCAATGGAAGTTAAAACAACACCTTGATTTTTAAATATATCAATAGTCGCCTCTGATATAGCTGATCCTCTAGAGAAACTTGCTCCTATTTTTGCAAAACCGTTGGCCCATGAATCAGGAAAATTTGGAATGTTCTTGAATACGGAAAAGTGCTTACTTTTTTCAAGATTATAAAAGTCGACAGTGTAGGTGGTGTCATTGGCAACACTAGGGTGGAAATAGCCTCCTGCACTCCATTGGAAAAAAGTTCTATCCTGTCGATTGAGTCCCTTGTGAATAGAAGAGTCACTCATAGAGTGGCCGAATGAATAAGAGACATCTAGCTCATTCCGCCAAGTAGAGGCCGCCTCTTCTAAGCTCATTGAAGTTGTCGCGAGAAAGCCAGTAATGTGCGAAGGACCTGTTGGTTGCCGTCCTAGACCTGTTAAAGCATAGGTTAAAGGATGGTAAGACGTCCCCTTATACTTACTTAAGTAGTTGCGACCTGCGGCTGGGAAAAAAGAACCTTGGTCGTTGACCACCATCAACCATGTTTTCATTAGTATCGAAGCTGCTTTCTCCGCTTTCATACGAATGGCCTCATCTTCTGCAAAGTCAACTAGGTTCAAAAGGCCAGAAAGCGTGTAAGGAAGGTAAGTTGTCGAAAAAAACTCATAAAAACCGTACTTGATCTTTAGGTCTAGATAATGATGGAGTCGATCATCCAAGGCAGGATCCATTTGCCAGCCTTTAAGCTGCCTCATGAGGTAAGCAGACGACATCCACATGATGAGATGGTTTTCAGACCAATAGCAGTACAGCCCCTCGTCATACTCTTGCCAGTAGTGGAGATCTGCAAGCTGTTGGAGGAGTCGATCTTCCATCTGAGCAGATATGACTTGCTGAGAATGACTCTGTGCAAAGTACAAAGTCCGAACCAACTTCACTAGACTGAAGTCTCCCGTTTCTTTGGTAAGTGTGCTAGTTAGAAGAGATTGAAGCCAGGTATCCTTGACTGACAACCCTTCGTACGCAAAGATGGGGGACGCATCAGAATTAGGATTTTCTAGGGATACTTGTCTAAGCAAAGATTTTCGATCCTCCGTTCCAAAGTTAACGTCCTGACCGACGGACAGAGTCGTGAGCAGAGAACACCAAATGGTGAGGAGATAGACTGGTTTCATAGTTAATACTCATAGTTATTGCTGAAGGGATGGCAAATCTTTGAATTGGTAAATAATAAACATCATCACTACAAGTTATTAATTCTAAAGCACTAGATCGATCTTATAGATTCTGCAAACTCCAGACTGCTTCCTTTTTTATATATCTGCTATTTTTAGATTTCATTGTATATAGTCGGTCTTCAACCTGTTAGAGGGCCCTGGATAGTTATCAAGGTGTGAAAAACCTATGAGACAAGGCTTGGTTAAAAAATGCGAGGAGATAGTACAATTCGTATAGGACGAGTATTTTTTTAAGCGCAACGAAGTATCATAGGTTTCGTTCTCCCTAATATTTTTAGCTAAACTTTCACCCTATACTAGGCTCGATTTTCCCAGCATAGAAAAGTATTACCCCCGATAGAAAAAGAAATAGAATGGTAGGGGGATACCTCTGATGGACTCAGAACTGATTAACGACACTCATCTTCTGCATGGCTCACAATCATGCCAAGCCTTAGCTACCTCTATGCCCGAAACTGCAATTGAAATTGAGGTACTACGTCGAGCTAAACTTACCAATTTAATAGCCCCAAGCAATGGGTTGCTTTCAGGTCTTTACCCTAAGGAAAACATACCAGGATTTCTTTTAGACCGTTATGGGGACAAGGACACGATACTTCAACTTCCTTGGGTTAACTTGGATCTGGATGAAAAAAATAGAATTCTTGATGATCTTTCCAGTCGAGTAGACTTTGACAAGGACCGACGGTTACCAGGATTTGTCGCTCGACGCCACTTTGAAATCAAGGCGCGCAAAGATTTTGTCTTCTTAGGCGTAAAGTACCGTAAGGGCAGAAGCTATACTTTGAATCTAGAAGGTTTTTTGCAAGATCTAGTTGAGTACTCGTCTTCTTCTCGTGTTAAAGGTGCTATTGGAATCGAGTTTCATTTTCGAAGTAAGCTTCCTTTCCTTGAGTTTCGAAGAGAAATCGATATCTTTTTTAAATCAGTGGTACCGAGTATCGAGGGAGAAAGTAAGCTAGTTCCAGATGGCATACATTTACATATTCCGGCTGTCTTACCAATGAAGTATTTTGCAAGACTTCGAAAACAGGGCTATAGTGGGGAAGAAGCCGCTGTCGCTCTGACATTTTATGTGCAAATGGCCGAACTATGCTTGATTATTGATAACGCTAGATCCTATGGTATTGGCCTGGATACTATTCCACATAAGCTTCCTTCAAAGCCTCCTATGATTGATTTTCTAAGTAAAGATAAGATTGAAAAGACTTATCACTATTTTCTCGATATCTACCAAGGTAAGGAACCAAAATTACGAGGAACACTTAAGAAAAATAACGTCGGGGTTCGTAGTGGGGATATCTACGATCAACCCTCGTTATGGGGACTTGAACTTCGCTTCAATCACTTCGATACCACGAGAAAGCAGTGCTATGGCGATCTCGCTGACAGTATTAGACGAACCATGCATCAGCAAACTTTCGCTGTGCCCATGGATGCAGTGCAAGGTTTTGTGAAGAATCACGGGCAGAACATTGGCGCAGGTTTGAAAAAACACTGGTTTCGGGGGCCAATCATCAAGCAGATCCAAGAAAATTTGGACAACGTTGCCCTTGCGAAGCTTATGCTAGTCTATTTAAAAAACAAAAAAATACAAGATTTCCCGTTCATCGTTGGAGGTTTCCAGCCATCAGCACAAATACTGTTCATGGACTGGTCAAAACATCCTATTTTTTCTGCCTTAGGAGATTGTGAGAGAATTGTAGCAACCCAGGCTGAACATTTAGAACGAGCCATCTTACAAAAAGATTATACAATAAGCGATATGGCCGCTTTCTTTACTAGCTCTGGTATAGCCCAAGTCACTCGAAATATTTTGTACCCTACACCGTTCACTTGACCTTGAAATTATCGACATCTTCTGTCCTCTTGTGGAAAACAAGCTAGTCTGCCTGATCATAAAAAATGGTGAAGTAGGTATTATCGATTGAGTCATTACTTTTTTAGGACGATAAAACACAAGGAAGGTGTATTGCCTCTGGAAACGAACAGCTAGGTCTTGGTGTGCACAGTATATTACGACCCAATATCTATGTAGCTCTTCTCTGTTTTGCTTGGATTCAAATCTTAAGCAGTAACATCGCTTATGCTAACTTAAATCTTCTTATTCACTCAGGTGCTAGCACGGCAAGTCATAAGTCGACAACTTTTCAAGGGTTAAATCTTTCTGGTCAACTGTTGTGGAGTTTTGATTTCTTAGGCCTATTAACCGGTGTTTCTGGCCAACAAATCAAACTAAAAAGCATCGGAGCACCTATGGCAAAGACAGCCACCATCAATTTAGTGGGAGCAACCATGGGCGCTCGTTTCGATGGTTTATCCAGTTTTTTGCAGTTCACCATTTCTAGCTACCCGATATCAGATTTTTCGACTCTTGGAATCAGTGAGGTTCGCATCAATGGTAAGGGATATGGTTATTCTGTGGTCGAAACTCATAGCGGTATGCCCCCTATTGGGGCCAGATTTGAATACCTATTCAAAGGAAGCGATCGCCGTTTAAGCAAAGATCAGCTTTTGCTCTATGGTCTATCGGTAGATGGCGTTGCCCAAGCGATCAACAAAGTCTCGATCGTTAAATCTAGTTCACAAGAATCAGTTCTTCCTTCTGAAACCAACAGAGACATTGAAGACAGTCAAATACAGATCTTAAGCGTCAGTTTAGTTCTGGGCTTTACGCTCTAGAGCCAATTTCTAAAATTCGAAGCTGTGCTCAAGAATCTCCCCATTACTGAGTAGATAGCTTACCTTAATTTGCGAATCTACGCGGGTACAGACTAGAGTTTCAGCAAAGCTTACCTGGCTAATCATTTCAGCACAGCCTGTGACAGATATGCTCGAAAGCTCTATTATCTTGTTAGGAACGATGATAAAGTTGGGATCTATTCCCTGCAGGGATGGCTCTGGAAGTAAATAGATATGTCCCGAAGCTCGACCAAATTCTTGTCCCTCTAGATAGTATATTATTTCAACAATTCTTGTTCCTTGAGAGGGGCTCAATACGACTTCTGTTTCAGGACTGAAAGGCATAGTCGTGAAAGTAGAATCTGTGTCCATAACATCTCCAACTATCTTCATAGTCACATCTTCTAGACTATCGACACGAGCTTGCACGATGACTCTAGGGTCGAATGTATAGAAAGTGTGCTGTTTAAAGCTAACCTGAAATTCACTGTGTTGCGGATCATTGTAAATTTTAAGATTGATCGGTTCACATTGATTGCCCGCAATATCTGCTATCGTTACTTGAATATCGTTATATCCATTTAAGTTCTTTAGCTGTCGATACGCTCTCACGCCTTCTGAAAATGTCTGGTAGTCGTAAATGGTCCTTACATCACCTGTAATCTGAAATTGGAGAGGATAAGGATCAATAGCACTCACCGCGATTTCAACCTGTGATTCGTTGACGATGTTAGATTTGGTATTTGCTTGGCAATCTAGTGGTGGAGTAGATTTTTTAACAAGTTCGAGATCTACTAGATCGCTTTCTAATCCAAAGATGTTCTTATAGCGTACTTGAAACTTTTTGATTCCATCTTCACTACTAACTACCAGAGGTATTTGACCATCTAGAGGAATGTCATACCACTGTCCGGCGGAAAATTGATTCAAATCCCCCGCAATCCAAATCTGATTGGTATCTTCACCTTTAGTCGAGGGGATTAACAAAATGACGTCTGTATCGTGGGTAGCATTTTCATTAAAACTGACGACCGGATCCGGAGGAGGTTCGGTACTAAACTCCCAGAAGAGACTATCTTCTAAGTAAGCATGATAATCCTGATTCAGGAGAACTAGCTCTAATTCGTATTCTCCTTCTCCAGTAGTCATCAAATCCACAACATCCCTTAGAGGATAGATAGAATCAAGGTCCACACTAGCAGTTAGGCCATTGCCAGTGATTTTAAAGAATGGCGGACTGCCTTTGCTTGACGTGAGAAAGAGTCTATTACCAGGTTCAGAACTAGCAACCGTTTCTAAGTTATAGCTAACCTCTCCAACATTCGATTCTTTGCCACAGGAATATAAACCACCTAGAACGATTAAAATTACTGTGCGCATATTAGGGGCCGTCTCCACTCTGCACTATAGTGGTAACATCCACATTGAAGTAGAGGTATGACGGGCCGGACTTCAATGCAAATATCATGTTTGCGTTACTGTGCATGGGGGCGCTGCCTGGCAATACCATAACATCAGCATCCCCTGTATCAGCGGTTATAAAACCGCCGTTTGTTAAAACAGGTGAACCGCCTCCGGCAACAAATGCTTCTGTGGACATATCGACTTGACTTCCCCCGCCAAAGGCAGTGAACATGGTTTCCAAGTCTGAAACCGAAGGAGAGCCTCCGTATGTGTCCGTGCCCATTGCAAGATAAATGGAATCCAATCGTACATCGAAGCAAGTAATGTCGTTACCTGTCCCTGTAACTGCTTGGTTGCATTCGAGCTGAAACCTGAATTCACCGTTGCCATTTGCTGTAATCCCGACCAATTCAATCTGATTTACAGTAAAATCAGGTGCTGCCTGGCCATCAACGCTCAATTCAGCGGACTCACGAACAGTTGGCTCTCCAATAGTTTGATCACCACCGTCAGTAATTTCCGAAAATTCATAGTGAATTGCATCGGTACTTGATATGGGGCTGCCTAGGG includes:
- a CDS encoding SMP-30/gluconolactonase/LRE family protein, whose product is MNYFLWNSIILTCCLLTLTSCKQSEELQKRDVDRLENNEGNASLPPQPWLPETPEASEKETTEDLVAQMPPADPGESSEEMSPGPKTPPDVEIDDLDEDQLVGGAAGHCLSKGNPSLPRPLALRQKFNMMDLGFLEGPVWHENGFWLYSDFNDFQNKRIVLLKGDQRSIFLPRSGSNGLIVDQKGDLVFAGDKPNSLDKNDGIFKVQVTGELAGPIETVVDMVESEGRMVPFWGPNDLVEDASGNIFFTDPSYNRDDNLDELGNRTRGPMVRDEPIYGLYVIQDGSSTAELLIDANSAFEAVNPNGLAISLDGRKLFLALNDKNKVIQFDLVYEPKIGVENPVAIIDIEGPDGIDIDALGNLWVTSHSGQKIEVYNQDLVKIDSDLMVGNTTNIAFGGSDGKTVLVTGNGYLSRYDCS